From a single Sinorhizobium sp. RAC02 genomic region:
- a CDS encoding DMT family transporter, producing MNLTGNARGALFMAIAMAGFTCNDALVKSVTATMNTGQILFVRGLMTTVLVVVIAHWMGALRSWRVILQPAVMLRLVAEIFASIAYVSALGAMPLANTAAILQALPLAVTLGAALFLGEKVGWRRWLAITAGFAGVLIVIRPGPEGFSLAAAYVIASVVGAAARDLATRQINSDVPSLFVSAVTSATITLTGAALIEPMGGWQPMSAETFGRLAVASALLLIGYQGIVSAMRSGEISFIAPFRYTSLLWAIAIGFLFFGELPDLWMTVGVAIIVASGLYTFYRENRRSAAAVAQESKPESP from the coding sequence ATGAATCTCACCGGAAACGCCAGGGGCGCTCTGTTCATGGCCATCGCCATGGCGGGCTTCACCTGCAACGATGCCCTCGTCAAATCCGTCACCGCGACGATGAATACCGGCCAGATCCTCTTCGTGCGCGGTCTGATGACGACGGTGCTTGTCGTCGTCATCGCCCATTGGATGGGCGCGCTCCGCTCCTGGCGGGTGATCCTGCAACCTGCCGTCATGCTGCGGCTTGTGGCCGAAATCTTCGCGTCGATCGCCTATGTGTCCGCGCTGGGGGCCATGCCGCTCGCGAACACCGCGGCGATCCTCCAGGCGCTGCCGCTCGCCGTCACGCTGGGTGCCGCGCTGTTTCTCGGCGAAAAGGTCGGCTGGCGGCGCTGGCTGGCCATCACCGCTGGCTTCGCCGGCGTGCTCATCGTCATTCGCCCGGGTCCGGAGGGATTTTCGCTGGCGGCTGCGTATGTGATCGCGTCCGTTGTCGGCGCGGCGGCGCGGGATCTTGCGACGCGGCAGATCAACAGCGACGTGCCCTCGCTTTTCGTCAGCGCCGTCACGTCTGCCACCATCACGCTCACAGGCGCCGCTCTGATCGAGCCGATGGGCGGCTGGCAGCCGATGTCCGCGGAAACATTCGGCCGGCTCGCCGTAGCGAGTGCACTGCTTCTCATCGGCTATCAGGGTATCGTCAGCGCCATGCGCTCCGGCGAGATCTCCTTCATCGCCCCCTTCCGCTATACGAGCCTCCTCTGGGCGATCGCCATCGGGTTCCTGTTCTTCGGCGAGTTGCCGGACCTCTGGATGACGGTCGGCGTCGCCATCATCGTTGCCTCGGGCCTCTACACCTTCTACCGCGAAAACCGCCGCAGCGCGGCGGCCGTCGCCCAGGAGTCCAAGCCGGAATCGCCCTGA